The Rhodothermus marinus DSM 4252 DNA segment CTTTTCGGCAAGGGATTCATGCAGGGCACGCAGACGCAGGGCGCCTACGTACCGGAGCAGTCCACGGATTTCATCTTCAGCGTCATCGGGGAGGAGTTCGGCTTTGTGGGGGCCGCCCTTGTGCTGCTGCTCTTCGCGCTCCTGCTGGTGCGACTCATCCGGATGGGGACGGAGTGCCGCCATCCCTTCGGGCTCATGGTGGCGGCCGGGGTGGCCGGCGTGATTCTGGTGCACGTGTTCATCAACATCGGCATGGCGACGGGACTCCTTCCCGTGATCGGCATTCCGCTGCCTTTCCTGTCCTACGGCGGATCGTCGCTGCTGGCCAACACGCTGATGCTGGCGGTGGTGCTCAATCTGCACATGCGCCGCGATGACTTTTCCATCTTCGTCTGAACACGCGGGGCGGCTTTTTTGTAGAAGCGCGCCGGTGTCTGTCGAGACAAACGTTCGAATCCGATGAAAGCATATATCGAAGAAGCCCTCCGCCAGGTATTGCGCACGATCGACGGCGTGCCGGAGGACTTCCGGCCGGAGCTGGAGAAGCCCAACAATCCCGAGCACGGCGACCTGGCCACGAACGCGGCCATGCAACTGGCCCGCTACCTGAAGCGGCCACCGCGCCAGATCGCCGAGGAGATCGCCGAGCGGCTCCGGGCGCTGCCGCTCGATCCGCGGCGCGTCGCTTCGGTCGAGGTGGCCGGACCCGGCTTCCTGAACTTCCGCTTCGCTCCGGACTACCTGGCCCAGGTGCTGGCCGACATCCTGGCCGCCGGCGAACGCTACGGCCGCAGCGATCTGGGACAGGGCCGGCCGGCCATCGTCGAGTACGTCAGCGCCAATCCCACCGGACCGCTCACTGTGGGGCACGGCCGCAACGCCGTGCTGGGCGACACGATCGCCAACCTGCTCGACTGGATCGGCTACCGCGTCACGCGCGAGTACTACTACAACGATGCGGGCCGCCAGATGCGCGTGCTGGGCGAATCGGTGCGGGCCCGCTACCTGGCGCTTGTCGATCCAAACCTGCCCACCAAAAAGATCCAGGCGGCCGAAGGCGAATGGGTGGAGGTGCCCGAGCCCTTCCCCGAGGACGGCTACCTGGGCGACTACATCATCGACATCGCCCGCATGCTCTACGAGCAGCACGGCGAGGCGCTCCGCGACGTGGAAGACATCACGCCGTTCAAGGAGGCTGCCGAGAAGGTCATCTTCGAAGACATCCGGCGGACGCTCGCCCGCCTGGGCATTCACATGGACAGCTACTTCAACGAACACACGCTCTACGAGAACGGCAAAATCTGGGAGGTTGTCGAGGCGCTCCGCGCGAAAGGCTACATCTACGAAAAAGACGGCGCCGTGTGGTTCCGCACGAGTGCGCTGGGCAAAGATCAGGATACGGTGCTGGTCAAGCGCACGGGCGAGCCGACCTACCGCCTGCCCGACATCGCCTACCACATCACGAAGTTCGAGCGGGGCTTCGAGCGGATTGTGGATGTCTTCGGGGCCGACCACATCGCCACCTACCCGGACGTGCTCCGGGCGCTCGAAGTGCTCGGCTACGACGTCAGCAAAGTCGATGTGGTGATCTATCAGTTCGTGACGCTGGTGCGGGGTGGCGAGCCCGTCAAGATGTCCACCCGGAAGGCCACCTACGTGACGCTCGACGAACTGATCGACGAAGTGGGCGAAGACGTCACGCGCTTTTTCTTCCTGATGCGCTCGCCCAACACGCACCTGGAGTTCGATCTGGATCTGGCCCGTGAGGCCAGCGAGAAGAACCCGGTCTTTTACCTGCAGTACGCGCACGCCCGCATCTGCTCGATCATGCGCAAGGCGGACGAGGTGGGGTTGAAGGAAAGCCCGAACCCGGATCTGACATTGTTGCAGCACGAGGCCGAGCAGGCCCTGATCAAAGAGCTGATGCGCTTTCCGGAAGTGATTCAGGAGGCGGCGCAGACCTACGAGCCGCACCGCGTGGCCAACTACCTGCGCGAGGTGGCCGTGGCCTTCACGAAGTTCTATGACCACTGTCGCATCATCGGCGAGCCCGAGCCGCTGGCGCAGGCCCGGCTGGCGCTGGCGCGGGCGGCCCGACTGGTGCTGGCCAACGGCCTGCGCGTGCTGGGCATTTCCGCACCGGAACGGATGTGACCATGGCCGAGAAGTACACGGTGGCCTTTCAGGGCGAGCTGGGCGCCTTCAGCGAGGAGGCGATTCTGGCCTACTTCGGCGCAGAACAGGCCGAGCCGGTGCCGCTGCCCGAGTTCGAGTTGGTCTTCGAAGCGCTCGAAAGTGGTCAGGTGGATCGGGCCATGATTCCGATCGAAAACTCGCTGTTCGGCAGCGTGCACGTCAACTACGACCTGCTGCGTGCCCACGCGGTAAGCATCATCGGCGAGCTGGAGCTACGGATCCGGCACCATCTGCTGGGGCTTCCCGGCGGTCGTATCGAGCAGATCCGCCACGTCTATTCGCATCCGCAGGCGCTCGGGCAGTGCCGGACCTACCTGCGCACGCACCTGCAGCACGCCGAAGCCATTCCGGCCTACGACACGGCCGGTGCCGCCCGTATGGTGGCCGAAATGGGCGATCCGGCGGCGGCCGCCATCGCCGGCATCCGCGCGGCCGCCAAGTACGGGCTGGAGGTGCTGGCTTCCGGGATCGAAAGCCACCCGCAGAACTACACGCGCTTTCTGGTGCTGGCCCGCCCTGAGGTCACGCCGCCCGAGGGACCGCCGGGAACGATGAAAACGTCGATCGTGTTTGCCCTGCGCGAGAACGTTCCCGGCGCCCTTTTCAAAAGCCTGGCCGTGTTTGCCCTGCGCGACCTGGACCTGTACAAGATCGAAAGCCGTCCGCTGGTAGGCGTGCCGGGCAGCTACCTGTTTTATCTGGATGTGGCAGGCTCCGTGCACGAGGAGGCCGTGCAGCGGGCGATGGACCATCTGGCCGAGGTGGCGGCGTTCGTGCGGGTGCTGGGTTCATATCCGCGCGGCCGACGCGTCGACTGAGCGAAACCATGTCGCTGACTTACAGCATCCGGGAGGGACTGGCCGGCCTGCGCCGGGCCCGTTTTGCCACGGTGGCCGCCACAAGCGCCATGACCGTGGCGCTCGTGCTGATCGGCGTGTTCGCGGCCGTGGGCTACCACGCCCATCAGGTGACGAACTGGCTCCGCCAGCGCGTGGGGGAGATCGAGATTTTTCTGGAAGACGACGTGGACGAAAACGTCGCCCGGGCGCTGTATGCCCGCGTACAGGCCATTCCCGGCGTGGCCGAAGCCCGCTACATCTCGCGTGAGGAGGCCCGGCAGATCTTTCTGGAGGAGTTCGGCCGAGAAGGGGAGGTGTTTCTGGACGAGCCCTTTCTGCCCGCCTCGATCCGGGTGCGCTTCGAACCGTCAATGGCCGCGCCCGACACCCTGGCCCGCATGGTCCGTTGGCTCTCGACCTGGAATCACGTCGACGAAGTGGTCTTCAACCAGCCGCTGCTGGTGAAGGTGCAGCAGAACCTCCGACTGATCACGCTGATCGGACTGGCGCTGGGGCTGCTGGTAGTGCTGGCCGCCGTCTTTCTGGTGGCCAACACGATCCGGCTGACGGTCTATGCGCGGCGGCTGCTCATCCGCACGATGAAACTGGTGGGCGCCACCGACAGCTTCATCCGCCGACCTTTCGTGGTCGAGGGCATGGCGCAGGGGCTCATCGCGGGGCTGCTGGCGGCCGGCATCGTGGCGCTGGGCTACCAGATGGTGGCGGGTTACCTGCCCCAGCTTGAAGGCAGCCAGGGGTTGTTTCTGCTCGGACTGCTCGGCGGCATTGTGCTGGCCGGCGTCGTGCTGGGCTGGCTCGGCGCCGCCTGGGCCGCCCGCCGCTTCATCCGGCAGGTCCCGCTGCACTGAAGCTCAGTGCGGCCGCGAAAAGTGGCGGTAAAGCCCTACGGCCACCAGAAACGAAACGAGCAGCACGGCCGCCGGAATGACAATGCCCCAGATGGTCAGCTCGCGTCCGGCTGGCGGCTGTTGTTGCAGCAGAAGCAGCAGTTCATCCATGGCGAGGGGTGTCGTCGGTGGAAGATTCCTTCGGTTGCCGGTGATGGCGACGGTAGGCGCGCCAGGCCAGCAGCAGACCCAGGAGCGATGCCGCGTAGGCGATCGTCATCCCGATGGCGGTAGCCAGTCCCTGATCCATTTCAGACCTCCCAGCGGACGGTTTTTTCCAGTTGCTGCAGGTATTCCTTCTGCCTGC contains these protein-coding regions:
- the pheA gene encoding prephenate dehydratase, giving the protein MAEKYTVAFQGELGAFSEEAILAYFGAEQAEPVPLPEFELVFEALESGQVDRAMIPIENSLFGSVHVNYDLLRAHAVSIIGELELRIRHHLLGLPGGRIEQIRHVYSHPQALGQCRTYLRTHLQHAEAIPAYDTAGAARMVAEMGDPAAAAIAGIRAAAKYGLEVLASGIESHPQNYTRFLVLARPEVTPPEGPPGTMKTSIVFALRENVPGALFKSLAVFALRDLDLYKIESRPLVGVPGSYLFYLDVAGSVHEEAVQRAMDHLAEVAAFVRVLGSYPRGRRVD
- a CDS encoding cell division protein FtsX — protein: MSLTYSIREGLAGLRRARFATVAATSAMTVALVLIGVFAAVGYHAHQVTNWLRQRVGEIEIFLEDDVDENVARALYARVQAIPGVAEARYISREEARQIFLEEFGREGEVFLDEPFLPASIRVRFEPSMAAPDTLARMVRWLSTWNHVDEVVFNQPLLVKVQQNLRLITLIGLALGLLVVLAAVFLVANTIRLTVYARRLLIRTMKLVGATDSFIRRPFVVEGMAQGLIAGLLAAGIVALGYQMVAGYLPQLEGSQGLFLLGLLGGIVLAGVVLGWLGAAWAARRFIRQVPLH
- the argS gene encoding arginine--tRNA ligase, which translates into the protein MKAYIEEALRQVLRTIDGVPEDFRPELEKPNNPEHGDLATNAAMQLARYLKRPPRQIAEEIAERLRALPLDPRRVASVEVAGPGFLNFRFAPDYLAQVLADILAAGERYGRSDLGQGRPAIVEYVSANPTGPLTVGHGRNAVLGDTIANLLDWIGYRVTREYYYNDAGRQMRVLGESVRARYLALVDPNLPTKKIQAAEGEWVEVPEPFPEDGYLGDYIIDIARMLYEQHGEALRDVEDITPFKEAAEKVIFEDIRRTLARLGIHMDSYFNEHTLYENGKIWEVVEALRAKGYIYEKDGAVWFRTSALGKDQDTVLVKRTGEPTYRLPDIAYHITKFERGFERIVDVFGADHIATYPDVLRALEVLGYDVSKVDVVIYQFVTLVRGGEPVKMSTRKATYVTLDELIDEVGEDVTRFFFLMRSPNTHLEFDLDLAREASEKNPVFYLQYAHARICSIMRKADEVGLKESPNPDLTLLQHEAEQALIKELMRFPEVIQEAAQTYEPHRVANYLREVAVAFTKFYDHCRIIGEPEPLAQARLALARAARLVLANGLRVLGISAPERM